The Cerasicoccus sp. TK19100 genome window below encodes:
- a CDS encoding DUF58 domain-containing protein: MSPQSTTETPIEARPEYKISDWADTGPRRRKRTFNELLWRAMWNIILPTKGNPIGLTPTGFVHIMVSVGLLSAAYASSSNNILFMALSLVLSTLILSGLLSWMNFRGGRWRLLLPAHFRMDEPAPITVELWNTKRLLPTCCLWVNIRSQKEAKWERLYLEERLDPDQQAQLEWLFTPRARGVDHIEVSGLESQFPFGFLRKMMGIGMEREIVVTPRRVDYDFRMPVGRRGRQMGAFTRRPGSGAELMNIRRYQRGDPQKIVHWKATARTRQLMVRQTEEENRDGYIIFVETPDSIWREPAQFERLCSFAASLAEDLFRESRLVGVAMNDEPLLVIKRLHDLQLFLEMLARAEPTPGYKSASEHYGSNLITFKPGTKNQVHAYLTGNLAGSA; encoded by the coding sequence ATGTCCCCACAATCGACAACTGAGACGCCCATCGAAGCGCGGCCGGAATACAAGATCTCCGACTGGGCGGATACCGGGCCCAGGCGCCGTAAGCGCACGTTCAACGAGTTGCTTTGGCGGGCGATGTGGAACATCATTTTGCCGACCAAGGGTAACCCGATTGGCCTGACGCCAACGGGGTTCGTGCACATCATGGTCTCGGTGGGCCTGCTTTCGGCGGCCTATGCCTCGTCGAGTAACAACATCCTGTTCATGGCATTGTCGCTGGTGCTTTCCACGCTGATTCTCAGCGGGTTGCTCAGCTGGATGAATTTTCGCGGTGGGCGCTGGCGCCTGCTCCTGCCCGCGCACTTCCGCATGGACGAGCCCGCGCCGATCACGGTGGAGCTTTGGAACACCAAACGCCTGCTGCCAACCTGCTGCCTGTGGGTGAACATCCGCTCGCAAAAGGAGGCCAAGTGGGAGCGCCTGTATCTCGAAGAACGGCTTGATCCCGACCAACAGGCGCAGCTGGAGTGGCTGTTTACGCCGCGTGCGCGTGGGGTGGACCACATCGAGGTGTCGGGCCTGGAGTCACAGTTTCCCTTTGGCTTTTTGCGCAAGATGATGGGCATCGGCATGGAGCGGGAAATTGTCGTGACGCCGCGCCGCGTAGATTACGATTTCCGCATGCCAGTGGGCCGCCGCGGACGCCAGATGGGTGCCTTTACCCGACGCCCGGGCTCGGGGGCCGAGCTGATGAACATCCGCCGCTATCAGCGGGGTGATCCCCAGAAAATCGTCCACTGGAAGGCCACTGCGCGCACGCGCCAGTTGATGGTTCGCCAGACGGAGGAGGAGAACCGCGATGGCTACATTATCTTTGTGGAAACGCCGGATTCGATCTGGCGCGAGCCGGCGCAGTTTGAGAGATTGTGCAGCTTTGCTGCCAGCCTGGCGGAGGACCTCTTTCGCGAATCGCGCCTGGTTGGCGTGGCGATGAACGACGAGCCCCTGCTGGTCATTAAACGGCTGCACGACCTGCAATTATTCCTCGAAATGCTGGCCCGCGCGGAGCCCACGCCCGGCTACAAGTCAGCGAGCGAGCATTACGGCTCGAACCTGATCACCTTTAAACCCGGAACGAAAAACCAAGTCCATGCCTACCTCACCGGCAACCTCGCGGGTTCGGCTTAA
- the cysK gene encoding cysteine synthase A, producing MSLASSITATIGNTPLVKLNKLTEGLEADVYVKCEFFNPLSSVKDRIGLAMIEAAERDGKLKPGGMVVEPTSGNTGIALAFVCAAKGYRCLLTMPETMSMERRVLLKMLGAELILTPGPKGMGGAIARAAELAEEYKAFMPQQFENPANPEVHRKTTAEEIWAATEGKIHAFVSGVGTGGTITGVSEVIKSRTSLHTVAVEPEASPVISGGAPGPHKIQGIGAGFIPKNCNTDIIDEVIKVSNDQAFAMAQEVTLKEGIPVGISSGANIFSALELAKRPEMAGKTIVTVACSSTERYMSTPLAEKARLEVSSGAEL from the coding sequence ATGTCTCTAGCATCCTCGATCACTGCCACGATTGGAAACACCCCGCTTGTTAAGCTGAACAAGCTGACCGAAGGCCTCGAAGCCGACGTCTATGTGAAGTGCGAATTTTTCAACCCGCTCTCCAGTGTTAAAGACCGTATTGGTCTGGCTATGATCGAAGCCGCCGAGCGCGATGGTAAGCTGAAGCCGGGTGGCATGGTCGTTGAGCCGACCTCGGGTAATACCGGCATTGCCCTGGCCTTCGTTTGCGCCGCCAAGGGCTACCGCTGCCTGCTGACGATGCCGGAAACGATGTCCATGGAGCGCCGCGTGCTCCTCAAGATGCTGGGTGCCGAGCTTATTTTGACCCCCGGGCCCAAGGGCATGGGTGGCGCGATTGCCCGCGCAGCCGAGCTCGCCGAGGAATATAAGGCGTTCATGCCGCAACAATTTGAAAACCCGGCCAACCCGGAAGTCCACCGCAAGACTACGGCCGAGGAAATCTGGGCCGCGACCGAGGGTAAAATTCACGCCTTCGTCTCCGGCGTAGGCACCGGCGGCACTATTACTGGTGTTTCCGAGGTGATTAAGAGCCGCACGAGCCTTCACACTGTGGCCGTTGAGCCGGAAGCCAGCCCCGTGATCTCCGGTGGCGCTCCTGGCCCGCACAAGATTCAGGGCATTGGTGCCGGCTTCATCCCGAAGAACTGCAACACCGACATCATCGACGAGGTGATCAAGGTCAGCAACGATCAGGCCTTTGCCATGGCGCAGGAAGTCACCCTGAAGGAAGGCATTCCGGTGGGCATTTCCTCCGGCGCGAATATCTTCTCCGCCCTGGAACTGGCCAAGCGTCCGGAAATGGCTGGTAAGACGATTGTTACAGTCGCGTGCAGCTCGACCGAGCGTTACATGTCGACTCCGCTCGCCGAAAAGGCCCGTCTGGAAGTTTCGAGCGGCGCTGAACTCTAG
- a CDS encoding DUF3488 and transglutaminase-like domain-containing protein — protein sequence MPTSPATSRVRLNQDELHQLKWFLGQLLSLISMWALWSLESIPGGLIFLFFVGISVVTVMPSLVARIPGAVNKAATPALIIIIAVDFILHGANFLDPMIRMVGFLTLYRSFQFRKRREDLQLLLLTLFTLIIVGVLLISLSFAVQMLIFTPIAMGQLFLVNLLDSSHERILDGDDWQNFSWPRFLSRMRHGLDFRLLASAGVLFAIVVGISTVIFISLPRIKMDQALPFLQLQAGAGIGFSDTISYGDVSELLNGDDRPALRVEVSEPDKIPTRPYWRMVVLDQYDPIDSTFRVSTASRQFTNTRLQEGYRYTNMDTPQRYLSGNTVDEMRLYLEGNVSSYLPLIGPFETIRFPQRVKFFAGEDFNVFELDLPTATAFGYSLNNVALSEAMQASQREARLLNRVYGKPMIVAERGGSIRDLNYPETTVAVPAEGENLEFLQAAVEEITGGEKLSAIEFNRRAIEWLQNHYSYALKTGLPRNDRSDNLVHWMRNAETGWCEHFSGAFIMLARTAGYPSRAVAGFAGASWNDYEDYFVIRNRMAHAWVEVYDGNGRWLRVDPTPQASSLFGSAEMGFESSIQTESGWSAWLDSVRMVWYRRVINFDQDDQEEIAHNIREMSVSAFKNFRDGLTAKWEAFKSWLTEGWSLQKIRDIALAVLAICATLLALRGLYLAFITWRSAHAKGQGRTANDPIRRKAGRVLARFRPAYANAQNKLNGSDLDPWRATYEELLLLRFGETPGARSWKSTLKSARRLMRAGVKSAS from the coding sequence ATGCCTACCTCACCGGCAACCTCGCGGGTTCGGCTTAACCAAGACGAACTGCACCAGCTCAAATGGTTTTTGGGGCAATTGCTGTCCCTGATTTCCATGTGGGCGTTGTGGAGCCTGGAATCGATTCCCGGGGGGCTGATCTTTCTGTTTTTCGTCGGCATCAGTGTCGTCACGGTTATGCCGAGTCTGGTGGCGCGCATTCCCGGCGCGGTAAACAAGGCCGCAACTCCGGCGCTGATCATCATCATCGCGGTGGACTTCATCCTGCACGGGGCCAATTTCCTGGACCCGATGATCCGCATGGTCGGCTTTCTGACGCTTTACCGAAGCTTCCAGTTCCGCAAGCGGCGGGAGGACCTCCAGCTGCTGCTGCTGACCTTGTTTACGCTGATCATCGTGGGCGTGTTGCTGATCTCGCTCTCGTTCGCGGTGCAGATGCTGATCTTTACGCCGATCGCCATGGGGCAGCTGTTTTTGGTCAATTTGCTGGACTCGTCGCACGAGCGGATCCTCGACGGCGATGACTGGCAGAATTTCAGCTGGCCGCGGTTTTTAAGCCGCATGCGCCATGGTTTGGATTTCCGTTTGCTGGCCTCGGCGGGCGTGCTGTTTGCGATTGTGGTGGGCATCTCGACGGTGATCTTTATCTCGCTGCCGCGCATAAAAATGGACCAAGCCTTGCCGTTCCTGCAGTTGCAGGCCGGGGCGGGCATCGGCTTTAGTGACACCATCAGTTACGGTGATGTCAGTGAGCTGCTCAACGGCGACGACCGCCCGGCGCTGCGCGTGGAAGTGAGCGAGCCGGATAAGATCCCCACGCGGCCTTACTGGCGCATGGTCGTGCTCGACCAATACGACCCGATTGACAGCACATTCCGCGTTTCAACGGCCTCGCGGCAGTTCACCAACACCCGCTTGCAGGAAGGCTACCGCTACACCAACATGGACACGCCGCAGCGCTACCTGAGCGGAAATACCGTGGACGAAATGCGCCTCTACCTGGAGGGCAATGTGAGCAGCTACCTACCGTTGATCGGCCCCTTTGAGACGATTCGTTTTCCGCAGCGCGTTAAGTTTTTTGCGGGTGAGGACTTCAATGTGTTCGAGCTCGATTTGCCCACGGCGACCGCCTTTGGCTACTCGCTGAATAACGTGGCTTTGAGTGAGGCAATGCAGGCCAGCCAGCGTGAGGCGCGTTTGCTCAATCGCGTTTATGGTAAGCCCATGATTGTGGCCGAGCGAGGCGGCTCGATCCGTGATTTGAATTACCCGGAGACCACGGTTGCGGTCCCCGCTGAAGGCGAGAACCTGGAGTTTCTGCAAGCGGCGGTGGAGGAAATTACCGGTGGCGAAAAACTGAGCGCCATCGAGTTTAACCGCCGCGCCATCGAGTGGTTGCAAAACCATTACAGCTATGCGCTCAAGACCGGCCTGCCTCGCAACGACCGCTCGGACAATTTGGTCCACTGGATGCGCAATGCCGAGACCGGCTGGTGCGAGCATTTTTCCGGTGCCTTCATCATGCTGGCGCGCACGGCAGGCTATCCGTCGCGTGCGGTGGCGGGCTTTGCCGGTGCTTCCTGGAACGACTACGAGGACTACTTCGTGATCCGCAACCGCATGGCCCACGCGTGGGTGGAGGTGTATGATGGCAACGGGCGCTGGCTCCGTGTCGACCCGACACCGCAGGCTTCGAGCCTGTTTGGTAGTGCAGAGATGGGCTTTGAGTCGTCCATTCAGACGGAGTCCGGCTGGAGTGCGTGGCTGGACAGCGTGCGCATGGTCTGGTATCGCCGCGTGATCAACTTCGACCAAGACGACCAAGAGGAAATCGCCCACAACATCCGGGAGATGTCGGTCAGCGCGTTCAAGAATTTCCGCGACGGCCTGACGGCCAAATGGGAGGCATTTAAAAGCTGGCTCACCGAGGGCTGGAGTCTGCAAAAGATCCGCGATATCGCATTGGCGGTGTTGGCGATTTGCGCGACCCTGCTGGCGCTGCGCGGGCTGTATCTGGCCTTTATCACCTGGCGCTCGGCGCATGCCAAGGGGCAGGGGCGCACGGCCAATGACCCGATCCGCCGGAAGGCTGGCCGCGTGCTGGCGCGGTTCCGACCGGCCTACGCCAACGCGCAAAACAAGCTTAACGGGAGTGATTTGGACCCTTGGCGCGCGACCTACGAGGAGCTCCTGTTGCTGCGCTTTGGCGAAACGCCTGGTGCCCGCAGTTGGAAAAGCACGCTTAAGTCTGCACGCCGCCTGATGCGCGCCGGTGTGAAGTCTGCGAGCTAA
- a CDS encoding AAA family ATPase, which produces MSSTSTPIPAPRIRETLQRLSGNISQVIRGKDEVIDEVLACLIAGGHVLLEDLPGLGKTTLAYCLARSIDCDFSRVQFTSDLLPSDVLGVSIYDEQMREFVFKRGPIFANIVLADEINRATPKTQSALLEVMDRGKVSVDGSTYTVGAPFIVFATQNPVDYEGTFPLPESQMDRFLMRLQMGYPDRQHEMEILRSDQSRRSYDSLSIEPVITAKDILEIQEYVPQVFVEESLFDYMLKFVSATRTESEFEAGVSTRGALALKCAAQARALMAGRAFLVPEDVSAVVKPVFTHRLALRRQTADPLEERRAVEGILTKLIDSIPLPI; this is translated from the coding sequence ATGAGTTCGACTTCGACACCGATTCCAGCCCCACGCATCCGTGAAACCCTCCAAAGGCTTTCCGGGAACATATCTCAGGTGATTCGGGGCAAAGATGAGGTGATTGACGAAGTGTTGGCCTGCCTGATCGCGGGCGGCCACGTGCTTTTGGAGGATTTGCCCGGCCTGGGGAAAACCACGCTCGCTTATTGCCTGGCGCGCTCGATCGACTGCGATTTTTCGCGCGTTCAATTTACCAGTGACCTCCTGCCCAGCGACGTGCTCGGCGTTTCGATTTACGATGAGCAGATGCGGGAGTTCGTTTTCAAGCGCGGCCCGATCTTTGCGAACATCGTTTTGGCGGACGAAATTAACCGCGCCACGCCGAAAACGCAGTCGGCGCTGCTGGAAGTGATGGACCGAGGTAAGGTCTCCGTGGACGGCTCAACCTACACCGTGGGCGCGCCGTTTATCGTATTTGCCACGCAGAATCCCGTCGACTACGAGGGCACGTTCCCACTGCCGGAGAGCCAGATGGACCGCTTCCTGATGCGCCTGCAAATGGGCTATCCGGACCGCCAGCACGAGATGGAGATTCTTCGCTCCGACCAGAGCCGCCGCAGTTACGATAGCCTGAGCATTGAGCCGGTCATCACGGCCAAGGACATTCTGGAAATCCAGGAATATGTGCCGCAGGTCTTTGTCGAAGAGAGCCTCTTCGACTACATGCTAAAATTTGTCAGCGCCACCCGCACCGAGAGCGAGTTCGAGGCAGGCGTTTCCACCCGTGGGGCCTTGGCCTTGAAATGCGCTGCGCAGGCCCGCGCGCTGATGGCCGGGCGCGCTTTCCTCGTGCCTGAGGACGTGTCCGCCGTCGTCAAGCCGGTCTTCACTCACCGCCTTGCGCTGCGCCGCCAGACGGCTGATCCGCTGGAAGAGCGCCGTGCCGTCGAGGGTATCCTGACCAAGCTTATTGATTCCATTCCGCTGCCAATCTAG
- the infA gene encoding translation initiation factor IF-1, with the protein MADDDVIEVEGKVVAVLPGTMFRVELPNKHVVLATISGKLRKHFIKITTGDMVKMEMSRYDLNKARITFRLRNTNQQRNAPIRSFGPRRRR; encoded by the coding sequence ATGGCAGACGACGACGTAATTGAAGTAGAAGGTAAAGTAGTGGCTGTGCTCCCTGGCACCATGTTCCGGGTGGAGCTGCCCAACAAGCACGTCGTGCTGGCCACCATTTCTGGCAAGCTGCGCAAGCACTTTATTAAGATCACCACCGGCGATATGGTGAAGATGGAAATGTCACGCTACGACCTGAATAAGGCCCGCATTACTTTCCGTCTGCGCAACACCAACCAGCAGCGTAATGCGCCGATCCGTAGCTTTGGCCCGCGGCGGCGGCGCTAA
- a CDS encoding nucleoside deaminase, which produces MRPPLPCPFQKLYPSQLVRDDKFYMQLAYNQAIDAWKADETPIGAVIEYAGEPIAHAFNRVDQTKDPTAHAEMLAITKAANYLGDWRLNECTLYVTKEPCPMCAGASIMSRLKEVVFAVADPKMGYLGGVVDAHATPSLNHRLNVRSGVMEEECRELIQAYFRLKRVKAKDAEAN; this is translated from the coding sequence ATGAGGCCGCCGCTCCCCTGCCCGTTTCAAAAGCTCTATCCCTCGCAACTCGTCCGCGATGACAAGTTTTACATGCAGTTGGCCTACAATCAGGCCATCGACGCCTGGAAAGCCGACGAGACGCCCATCGGCGCCGTGATCGAGTACGCCGGCGAGCCCATTGCCCACGCCTTCAACCGCGTCGACCAGACCAAGGACCCGACCGCTCATGCCGAGATGCTCGCCATCACCAAGGCCGCAAACTACCTCGGCGACTGGCGCCTCAACGAATGCACACTCTACGTGACCAAGGAGCCCTGCCCGATGTGCGCCGGTGCCAGCATCATGAGCCGGTTGAAAGAGGTCGTCTTCGCCGTGGCCGACCCCAAGATGGGCTACCTCGGCGGCGTCGTCGACGCCCACGCCACGCCCTCGCTCAACCACCGCCTCAACGTCCGCTCCGGCGTCATGGAGGAAGAATGCCGCGAGCTCATCCAAGCCTACTTTCGCCTCAAGCGCGTGAAGGCGAAGGACGCCGAGGCAAATTAA